From the genome of Gorilla gorilla gorilla isolate KB3781 chromosome 4, NHGRI_mGorGor1-v2.1_pri, whole genome shotgun sequence:
CCTTAATATTTTTccgaagtgaagaaaaaaaaggtcacccacaaatatttatttagtgcctacGAGATGAACAGCGGCAGTTTGCCCTGCTCTAGATCGGTGGTAAAGTAGCAGTTCCAGCCAGAAGCCAAATAAAAGTTGGAGCTCATGTCAGAAGAGGAAAGGGCTACAGATGTACACCGCTAGACAGGCTGTGGACTCTGCCTCTGCAGTACTAAACTATTATATATTGTcttctcagctaattttttcaagGTCTAATTTAGGAAAAGCAGGGAACAGTATTAGGTATTTAGAGAGATTCAAAAGAAATGGTAGCCATTCCTGAAATACAGAAATTCAATAGAAACTTTAACCTATAAATAATATGCAccatataacatatgatataaaaGTTGCATATAAAGTCCCAGAATGTTTTCTGCCATTCCTAACGGATGTTCAGCACATATAAACCTTGTTTAGGTGTTATCTTACTGGTAGGGGGCTGTTGCGCTCCATTTGTCTGTTCAGAGCACCAGAAGCTTGGCTGCAGTGGTCAGTTGGGTCtacaaattttttgtttgtttgtttgttttttatagaatCTAAAATGGTTGTTTAACTTGAGACTTTTTAAAGATACAGAAACCTTAATTAGGAATGATTGTAGAATGAGATCTTTACAGTAGAAGCTCATATTTGATAAGACCAAAACCAGTAATGAgccaattaataaaaatatttggttaaaGTCCCAAATTCTAAAAACTATAATAACATGGCACATGCAAATTCATTTGACAATATTTAAATGCAGAGTCAAGACCTCCCCTCTATTCTAGTATAAATCTGTATTTTGAAGTCTTTTTTGCATAAATCACATCCATAACACATCTCTCTCCAGTTTCAATTTATCTAAAGGGAATCAGATATTTCTGAGACATTCTGAATCTAGACCATTTGGGGTCTTTATGATTCCTGTTCCAgtcttttaaacttttcttaCTAACACCTATTGtaatagtcattttttaaaatcgagactttccagagcattcaACTCTGTTTCAGAATAACAACTATACTCTTTTCTGCTCATCTAGTTTGacaattttcataatatttaattaaaatatgcttaatttaattaattaaaatactaCAATCACAAGTCTAATTAACCCAAACAGGCCTGGGAACAAACACAACAGACTCTTGGTTAGTAAATAACAGCAGAAGTGGGAGCAGAAGTCCTTGGATACATTGGAGAGTAGTTACTGCCCTCAAGTGCCCAGCATGCTGTGCATATCAGAAAATTTGGTTCACAGAGGGAACGGAGAGCATCTGTGAATCTGGCAAGTTGGTTAAGTTGAAGTCAGTTGAGAACTTTGGTATAAAGTTAGCTAAGCAGTTAATGTGTATTTAACTACCTAATATATGCTGTGTGCTTCTGGATTAACATCATTAAAGGACTGGTTAAATTCACACGGACATACACATACCtaaaagcagaaatatttttatcagATGTACATAAAGGAAATGTTAATTCTGTCCCTGTTGGAAGCTTCCTTCTCTCTGTGAATATTCTTGAGTGTTCTATCCTGAATGTCTATTTGTGGTGTAATATCTATATATCAGTATTTTCGTATTAATCACAGAAgtttaaaatatctcaataaaatatAGACAGTATTTACTTTACAGGCTTTTATAAGAATTAGCGAAACAATGCATGCAGAGTGTTTAGCTTTAGCCCTCTCTGTCCGTTTTGCTTTTGAGTACAATTATCCAATGTTCCGGCTTTTAGTACAGAGTCTAcaactaataaatgtagaaggaataatagaaacaagaaattattattttacaaccACCATAATAATTACTTATTTCATCAAAAATTATTAATGGATGCTAAAATCATTGGATGAAAGAACATTGGGAAATAAAATGTTCAAACAATTTTACCTCATAGATTCTTATTTATTACTAAGGGAAAATGTACATTTAACAATGGAGAAATCTGGTGGCTACTGCCTTCACCAAGAGACATACTTAGTGCCAGCAGTGAGGTACAAACTCACATTGAGAGGTCCCTAATTTGATGCACACAATGTCATCTGCCCCTCCTGAAAAAACCCAAGTTTAACCTAAATCTAAGTATGAGAAAATAGTCAAACAAATCAAATTGAGAAACACTTTGCAAAACAAAACATCGGTAACAAAATACATGTATCAATGTTGCAAACTAGAGAGAAAGACTGGGAACTGATGTAGGTTAAAAGAGACTGAAGAGGCcaaacacggtggctcacacctgtaatcccagcactttgggaggccgaggtaggcagatcacctgaggtcaggagtcgagaccagcctggccaacatggagaaaccccctctctaccaaaaatacaaaaattagccaggcacggtggcgggcgcctgtaattacagctactcgggaggctgagcaggacaattgcttgaacccaggaggtggaggttgaagagACAATTGAAGAAATTTGAATATGGCCTGTAATATGTAATGTTATcatatcaatgttaaatttccaGTCTTACggttatgtaagagaatgtcTTTATTATTAGGAGAAAAGTGTCagcaaaataatgtgtattcatataaaagcatatatatatatatatatatatacacacataaacaaataCACCTATACATATgtacagagagagaaagcaaatgtaacaaaatatttagTAATTGGGAAATCTAGATAAAGGTTATATGGAGGTTCATCTTACTATTCTTGGAACTTTTCTGTAGTTTTgtaatctttcaaaataaaagctgGGGGAAATAAAGGCATATCTGTAGCTTTAGTACTGCTTTTCTTAATTTGCAGTTACACAGAGCTGTGCAATGTTAGACCAGCCAGTATGGAATCTGCAAAATTTTCCTCTGCTATTATCCAGAAATAGgtttgctttgtgatgtgcagtCACTCCCATAGCCACCACCCACCCATACTAGAACTTGCAAAACCAAAAATTGTCTCTTGCAGAATAAAGCAGAAACAGCCTTGACATCTTTAAGTAGATTATATGCAGATTTTAAGAAAACTTGCTAATGGCAGAAGATATAGTAAAATGCTGGACTTCTCTTAGGGCCTCAGGGCTGCTTGCCGGGATCCCCGCTAACTGCACGGAATAGTAAGCTAGTCACCGGGGTTCCCTATGCAATATATCTATACATCATTGAGAAGATCAGGAACAATAAACTGACCAAAAATCCaacataagaaaagaaaggttgatgcCAATCCTGTGAGACATGTCACTACCGAACCAATGACGACTCCTTCAGGAGAAGGTACCTGACCACACAGGCCAGAAAAAGCTTGCTCAGCTGGAGGCATCTCAGTGGAGATTCCAGTGCCCAAGAGCGAAGGGTCAGCCCTGCCACCCGCCAACAGAGTAACGACGTGTGCACAGTGGCACATCGCCACCATGGAAATGTGGTGTTTCCTCACCTCATAAGCAGTCTTGTCGGCAGGATCCAAATATAAGAAAGGGAGTCCTAATACCTTTCAGGTCAGGAAAACTACCAAGGTAAACTCCAGATCACAAGATGAGAAAATTCAGACAGGCAAGAGGTACGAGGGAGTGGTGGAAGGCTAACTTTCTGCCTGGAGGGTTGACTGTGACAAGCCCAGTTCTTAAGAATACTTGAGAGTTACTGTCTTAGAGCTTGACAAGTTTGTGTTTAGTAATTCCCTTCTTTTTCAACCTAAGGTCATACTTTTCTTTTGGTGGTGGAGAAAAAGAGAAGCTGAAGACAACAAATGATAGTGAAGAGACTGCTCCCCACCTGCACAGGCTATGTCTTGTAGTCTCAGGATCAGAGCAATGAGAACGGTATAGGAAGGTTATAGAGCCTCTTGCTTTTGGTGTGAGAGAATGGTCATGTGTGTTTGAGCCAGACTTTAGTAGTCTAGAATGGGAAGACATTTTGAATGACAATAACAAAAAAGTCAGTCTTAAGGAGAAATGTAAAAACCAAAAAGCCAACATAAACAAGCCATGGGAAGTACTAAACATATGCACAATTGTTGCTGCTCCTACTTtattatatgtggattttctgcTTCTAGAATCATGTCCTTCAGGAATCACAAACATTCTCAAGAatagaaaacatcaaaaaataaaggaatgctTTAAATATGGTAACGCACAGGGGATAATAATTTCTAAACTTTCTGAGTACTTACTCtgtcccaggcactgttctaagtacattatctcatttactcttGAATTCTGTGTGTTAGGTGCTATAGGTCCCATATTACTGATGGAGAAACAGAGGCATAGAGCAGTTAAATAGTCTACCcatggcagagccagggtttgAAGACAGGTGGCCCACATGCTCTTAACTCACCATTTTTGCTTAGCCTTCTAAGCAATATCTATGAAATCATGCTTTTGCTAGTCTAtagggttttaaaaatttaaattaaaacaaacgcATAACTATTAAAATCTCTTGGGTTGCAGCAGTATGAATGGCCCACTTTGGGAAAGAATATGAGGCTCCTATTTCTGGCTTCAGAATCACTTGGGTGTAGTAGCGAGAAAGGCAGATTCCTCAGTCACACCatagatctactgaatcagaactgTAGGCAAGGGGCTGCCTTTTAAACAGGCTCTCCAGGACATTCTTGTGCAGCCTAAAGTTTAAGAACAATCCCATTATGGGTCCCCCTAAAGGACGTATAATGGTCAAGGGTTCGCTATTGAATCTGAGATAATTAAAGAATTTAAGCAAGATAATGGGGATGAAATCCAGGACCGTACCAGACCACCCTAGGAGAAAGCTGTGGAGACCATTAGAGATAACCTGGATGATGGTGGAGGAGAAAAGCTAATGgctgcaaaataaatgaaatccctAGTTTCTTTTGTACCAAGAATGATTCCCCAGGAGAGTTGCTTTGTGGTCTTGTTTGAGTGACAGTTTTTACTGCTGATAAATCTTATCAGAAAATGTATTAAGGTAGCAGTATGTGATGGTCAAGGTTAAGGTGCCTAGAAAGGGAGAGATGGAAGGCTTCCAGAAAATCAGAAGTCCACAAAGAAGAGGTGTGACTGCAGCCCAGGGCCCAGTAGAACCTGATGGAGGGAGCCATTTAAGAATTGGAGCGGTAGGCAAAGCAGAAGTTGGCTGACCCATGGAAATCAGAGGTACAACTGGAGCTGCATGAAGaaagctttcaattttttgtaTCTGCTAGGAGAGAATTTCTATGTAGGGAGAGACCCAGCCTTTGCTGAGAAGATATTTTGGTAAGCCAGCATGTAAGGAAGCCTTAGGGCTTGGTTTCAAGGTAGAGAAGAAAGCTCTTCTGCATACTAAGCAGGTGGAGTTGGAAAAAGCCTCGGGGAGGGGTAGCTGTCAGAGGAGGGGTTTCTGCAATCTCCTGAGGATAGAAAAGAGGTGTCTATATGGATGTCTCCAGTGAGGTGCTGACATTGTGTGATTTGACCTTTTTGCACAAATTACCAGTAAAACACACATATCAACAATATATGGATGACTAGAATCCTGCAAGCTGGGGTGTggggtgatatagtttggctctgtgtccccacctaaatctcatctcaaattgtaatccccatatgtcgaggacctgatgggaggtgactggatcatgggggcagtttccccttgctgttctcatgatagtgagggagttctcatgagttctgatggtttaaaagtggcagtttcccctgcactctctctcctactgccatgtaagacatgccttgcttccccttcaccttctgccatgattgtaagtttcctgaggcctctccagccatgcagaactaggagtcaattgaacctcttttgtttataaattgtcTGGTcccaggtagtatctttataacagtatgaaaatggactgatacagagaattggtactggcagagtggggcactgctataaagataacctgaaaatgtggaagcaactttggaactgggtaacgagcagaggttggaacagtttggtgggctcagaggaagacaggaagatgttggaaagtttggaacttcctagagactagtTTAatagttttgaccaaaatgctggtagtgatatggacaatgaattccaggctgaggtggtctcagatggagatgaagaggttattgggaactggagcaaaggtcactcttgctatgctttaataaagagattggtggcattttgccactgccctagagatctgtggaattttgaacttgagagagatgatttagggtagcATTTGAAAGCCACAAAGCATTCAAGACGTGACCTGGCAGATTCTGGAAGTGTTCAGTCATAtgtgttcacaaagagatggtctgatattggaatttatgtttaaaagggaagcagagtgtcAAGGTTTGAAAactttgcagcctgaccatgtggtagcaaagaaaaacccagttttctggggaggaattcaagccagctgcagaaatttgcataagtaacaaggagccgaatgttaatagccaagacaatgggaaaaatgtctccagggcatttcagagatctttgcagcagcccctcccatcacaggcctggaggtctaggaggaaaaaaatggtttcctgggttgGTCCAGGGCCCCCTGCTATGTGCAGTCTTAGGACTTGGTGccttgcatcccagccactccagctccagccatggctaaaaggggccaaggtacagcttggactgtggcttcagagggtgcaagccccaagcacTCGTGGCTTCCACAAGGCTgggcctgcaggtgtgcagaagatgagagttgagctttgggagcctctgcctagatttcagaggatgtatggaaacacctggatgtccaggaagaggtctgctgcaggggtggagccctcatggagaacttctgctagagcagtgcataagggaaatgtggggttggagccccactggagcactgcctagtggagctgtgagaagagggccagcatcctccagaccctagaatggtagatccgctaacagcttgcactgtgcacctggaaataTCACAGGCATTTAGCGCCAGCTGGTGAAAGCAGCCATGGAGGctataccctgcagagccacagaggcggagctgcccaaggccttggaagcCCAGCTCTTGCATCAGTATgccctagatgtgagacatggagtgaaatgagattattttggagttttaagatttaatgactgacccattgggtttcagacttgcatggggtctgtggcccttttgttttggccaatttctcccatttggaacaggaacATTTCCCAAATGCCTGTACtcctattgtatctaggaagtaactaacttgcttttgattttacaggttcataggcagaaaggacttgccttgtctcagatgagactttggacttggacttttgggttaatgctggaatgagttaagactttgagggactgttgggaaggaatgactggttttgaaatgtgaaaaggacatgagatttgggagaggccaggggcagaattatatggtttggctctgtgtccccacccaaatctcatgtcaaattgtaatccccacatgtggagggagggacatgttgagaggtgattaggtcatgggggtggtttccccatgctattatctgatagtgagggagttctcatgagatctgatggcttaaaagtgggagttcccctgcagtctctctctctctctctcctgccaccatgtaagacatgccttgcttccccttcaccctccatCATgactgtaactttcctgaggcctctccagccatgtagaactgtgagccaattaaacctcttttgttaataaattacccagtctcaggtagtatctttaaagcagcgtgaaaacagactaatacaggggaCTGAGAGTTGCCTTGGTATAGTCAGTGCTTAATCAATTAACCCATGCAGACAAAGGCACAGCTTCTAGGTGGCTTATACAATCAATGGAGAATTTGCAGGTGTGTAGACCCAGCTAGAGAATGGAGATGGCTTTGTTTGAACACATTGCTGGGGTGTATGTGACAATGCAGGTTTATGAGGGTCCTGAAAGACACCAAATGAGGCCCAAGAAATCGAGTCCAACTGGAGGTGGGCTGGGAGAGAAGTATCTTGTGAGGAAACATTTTTGGAGGAATTTCACTGAGAAACAAAAGTAGAAACTTCACGGGGCTACTGCCAGGAACAACCAGGCTACAGAGTTTGTAGTTCATAAGTACCAAGATGGTTTTCTGCTGATCTGGGAGGTGTCGGGCGCCGAGAGTCGAGATGTCAGAGAAAAAGCAGCTGGTAGACTTAGGTTTCTTAGAGGAAGATGACGAGTTTGAAGAGTTCCCTGCCGAAGACTGGGCTGACTTAGATGAAGATGAAGATGCACATGTCTGGGAGGATAATTGGGATGACGACAATGTAGAGGATGACTTCTCTAATCAGTTACGTgatgttctttctgttttatcGTAGAGCTGAACTACAGAAACATGGTTATAAGATGGAGACTTCATAGCGTCCAGAAGAAGTGTTGAAGTAACCTAAACTTGACATGTTTAATACGTTCTAGGACAGAGAACCCAGGATGGGAcactaaaaaaaatgtttatttcattatctgcttggatttatttgtgtttttgtaacacaaaaaataaatgttttgatataaaaaaataaataagtacgaAGATGATGCAAAGGAAGAAATTTTCCCCTCAAGATGGACAAATATCTAAGCAATTGGGAGGTGCATTCTCTGGTAACATGAGAGGTTTGTACAAGCATGAAGCCAATCAATGTAAAGTGATACCTGTCATGGGACAATGTAGAAACCTTGCTTTCGTTTGAAGAGGGTTTGAtaaagaaggcaaagggaaaacaTGGAAAGAGGATCTGGCACCCTAAAATGAGCACAACCCTAACATGTGACCTGGAAGCGGTTCTCTTTCTGTTACGGTGCTGTAGCACAAGGCCCTCTGGACCCATTGACTCAGTTACTCTGCCCAGTAGTCCCTGGTCTTTCAGTTTAACTATTTCACACAGATTTTCCAAGTGCCTTTATTTTCTCAAAGTCTGTTATTCCTCCTCTAAAATTCTGAAATGTgtaacttctatttatttttagccCCTTTTCTACTATATACgcatcattttgaatttttattccaTTCTTAATACTAGGGGTTCTCAAGAATTTTCCAACCCAACTTGAACTTTGGATTCCCATTTCCCTTAGTTTTTACATGAAATCTTTCAAAAACTGTACAcctcccacccccccccccaaaattcAGTGTAgctaaaaaggaagggaaaggaggctgGTATTCTATGGAACTGACTAAGGCGAACACCAGGTTTTAGGATGGGTGAGCCTGTATACTCTGGTAGATAACACCATGGAATTTGACTTTACTCTTCCAATTTAAATGATACAGGTGTCAAGGAAGATATGAGATGATATCAAGTTTGTCAAGATTCAGTGAATATGCCTCTGAGGGCTTCCCTAGATTTCCCCATGTAAATGCATTAGGGAGATGATGAAGGTCAGCTCTCTAAGATGTGAAGTTGGCTAGGCTGAGGGAGCATCCAAAGGGGACTTTTGCTGTATTTTGTACCTCCTACTATGTCATCCTGAGACTCCAACAAAATTACTTTATATGGTGGCAAAAATGGCTCTGGGCTAGCATTGTCATCTGGATCTAGCATTCAGGGGTCAGGAACGGTTTCTTATGTTACAGAACTATGTTGCCAAACCAGCCACAGATTATAGAATCATCCCTGGGCATGGTAAAGTGAACAGTCACACCACAACACTGTGATGAGGACCAGTCTGTGGGCACATGCTATCACACAGCTGGTGGGCCAAGAAGCCTAGGAGGCACTGAGCAGGGCAGGTCTGGCTTGGCCACCACCAGTAGCTCAGCTGTTTGAGGAAGGAGGGCTTGCAACTGAATGTTCAAcagtgaggaagaggaagggaggcagTGCAGATCTGGTGTTGCAGAGCAGTTCCAACTGGCCCTGACACATTGCTGAGAATGAGTATGCTGCATATTGCAGGGAAACATTGTGATTGATACTGCACTCTGAGCACCACAGCTAGAAGGCCACTCTCTAGACCCTCCGTGTATTTCTGCTACCATAGTTGAGTTCTATACTTATCCAGACTCAAGACTATTTGTTCCCCAGACTGTTGCATATCAGCTAAACTTATCATTATTCATAAGTAAATTgagttaaatattatataaatatatgaaatatgaatgCAAAAATCAAGGCTGTCCTTTTGAAAACCTGGTTGAATATTTTGACAAGATTCAATAAAAGTAAGTTGCTGGGCAATGATTAAAATAGAAAGGCTATTATAAAATTCTAGAAGGATTCTGCATTCAGTTTGTCCAATAGTATCTTTAAGTTTTTGCTTCCCTTTAAATGAGTTATCACTGGAAACAGTAGAGGTTGTATAATGAGTGCACTTTATGCAAGAAAGACGAAGCAGAACTCCAGTCAACTCACTGACATTCGAGTATAATAAAAAGCCTGGGCCTTATATCAAAAGCTGGACACAGttactttaatttaaaacaagCATTCATATGTCTgtctatgtttttttcttatgattcACCTCTTTAACCATTATCTTTCATTAACCAGCCAACTCCCAGTCCTGATTGCATTGGAGGAGAAGCCCTCTGTGGAGCTTCCACTCTCATTATTCTATTGAGATCCATGGAATTAGGAATTCACATCCTCAGTTTCTTCTTGGAGGTACAGAGCAGTAGCATTCCATGAAGGAGGAACTTCAAAAGAGATTGTGTAATTCAAAGGTTTGTTAATTTCAGCCTAATCATGaccaaaagaaaaaggacaagTATTTCTATTTATCAGCTGAAAATGGCACTACTATAGCAATAGCATAAACCCAATTACAAATCCCTTACATAAAAGCTttgaaattaagattttttaatacatttagaTGTTGTTTCAGAATTTGCATTCTTTACCTTTTGTCCATGAACgctttgttaattattttatatgacaTAATTTCAAAAAGCCTTAATTATAATTTGCAAAAATTAGGATTGCCCTACATTGGAAGCAACCCACTCCTGAGGTAGCATAAGTAAGTCTCTTGAAGAAAACTCTGTTCTGGGCAATGCCTCTCTTCTTGATGGCATGGTCCTCTCCCCTGAGCTTAGTTTTGGCATAGAAGCTTATGCTCATTGTAAGTGGTGATCTTTCTGAGTTTTTTCCCCAGAATGAGTCACTTCTTTgagcttttctctttcctcatatGCTATAGGTCTCTAGTAATATCATTGGGCTTCAGTTTGTTCAAGTTCCTCAATATGAATCTTGTGAATGACTTTGCAGGCTAccttatttttaaagtacagaaCCAAGATGTTTATCTACAAAATCATTTAACACCTCTAGGCAATTAGATTTCTTCAACATGTCTCTCTTCATCACTAGGTTTCTAACGAGAGTGTCAAACAACTCTAGACCCTTTCCAATACTTTCAGATGACCTGTTATAGTCCTTTAGATTAAATATGAGGCACTGATACATGTTATCTTGGCTCTACCAAGTGTCTTtggccagtgtttctcaaattgaATTCTAGGACTTAGGAAGGCCAACAGAGAGTTCTAAGGGCACTACAGAAATGAGAGAAGCAGAGACAAAGACTGCAACAAAAGGAACTGTTCCCCTCTCCCCTGGCCCCTTCTGTCTGAATTTCTTGCTTTTATTCAGAAATAGCTCATTTATCTGAAGGTCCCTTATGCGGTGAAGTCAATCAACTGGTATATTTGTAGCACCCAGAAATTGAGCAAAAAAGGCCTCCAAACTCCAAAACTTTTCAAAATGTCATGCATGATATTTGGACCTTTTACTCTTTTGTATAACAGCTTTTACTGAATTATAATTCACATACCTAaaattcaatcttttttttttttaattgagatagagtcttgctctgtcacccaggctgtagtgcagtggcgtgatcttggctcacggcaaccactgcctcctgggttcaagtgattctcctgtctcagccttctgagcagctgggactacaggcacatgccaccacgcctggctaattttttttttttttttgtatttttagtagggacggggtttcaccatgttggccaggctggtctcgaactcctgacctcaggtgatccacctgcctcagcctcccaaagtgctggattacagaagtgagccaccacacccagcctaaaattcaatcgtttaaagtgtacagttcagtggttttatacacacacacacacacacacacacacagtagtgCAAACATCTCGACCatgtaattccagaacatttttatcacccctcAAAAAACTCAAACTCCTTAGCAGTCACTCCCTAGTCTCCTCTTCCTCCAAC
Proteins encoded in this window:
- the LOC109026848 gene encoding 26S proteasome complex subunit SEM1-like → MSEKKQLVDLGFLEEDDEFEEFPAEDWADLDEDEDAHVWEDNWDDDNVEDDFSNQLRDVLSVLS